From Pelagibacterium flavum:
ACTGGGGCTGATCGAGGACGTGGGCGACATTGTGCTTGTCGAGTGGCCCGAGCGCGCGCTTTCGCTTATGCGGCGACCCGGGCTGGGAGTTGCCATCGGCATGGGAGAGCAAGGGGCCGGGCGCGTTTTGAGTGTTACGGCCCGGGGCCGTGAGCTCGGGGGGCTGGCCGATGCGCTTGCGCCGTGGCGCGCCGAGGAGACACAATAGGCCATGAGCGATTCTTTTCCCGTACCACCCATAGCCATGCCCGACGTGATGCTGCTTGCCGCGGGGCTGGGCACGCGCATGCGGCCCCTGACCTTCGAGCGGCCCAAGGCGCTGATAGAGGTGGCGGGCAAGCCGCTGATCGATCACGCCATTGATGCGGCTCTGGCCGAAGGGTGCACGCGGTTCGTGGTCAATGCTCATCACAAGGCCGAAATGATTGCCACCCATTTTGCGCGGCTCGAAAGCGCCCTGCCCGATCTGGGATTTGCGGTGAGCCATGAAAGGGACCGGCTGCTCGATACGGGTGGCGGGCTGCGCAAGGCATTGCCGCTGATGACGTCAGATCCGGTGCTGGCACTCAATACCGATACGTTCTGGCTGCCGGACAGCGATACCCCGATTGCGCGGATGCTGGCATGTTATGGGGCGGGCGGGGCCGATACCGTTCTGCTTTGCGTGGCGCCCGACAAGGCATCGGGGTTTCGCAAGGGTGCCGACTATCTGATGGACGCGGACGGGTGGCTTTCCAAAACGCATGGGCGACCGATGGTCTATGCCGGTGCCGCGCTGATTTCGCGCGAATTGGCGGCGACGGGGCCCGAAGTGCCGTTTTCGCTCTACCGGCATTTTGAAACCGCGCGCGAGGCGGGGCGACTGCGGGGCGTCGAAATCGCCGCGCCATGGTTTCATGTCGGCGACCGCCAGGCGCTCGTGCGCACCGAGCAGGATATCGGCGCGCTCGTGTGATGGCGCGGTCGGGCAACATTTTTTCCATCGCTCCGCACGCGCCGTTTCTCGATACGCTGGCTGACGCGATCATCGAGGGGCGGATTGCGCCGGGCTGGCGGCGCGAGGGACCGTTCTGGCTTTCGGACTTCACGATCTATCTGCCAACGCGCCGCGCTGCCAACACGCTGTCGCGCATTTTGGCCGACCGGCTGGGCGACGCGCCCATGCTGTTGGCTGACATACGGCCGCTGGGTGGGGACGATCCGAGCCAGGAGCCGTTCATTCCGCCCTATGAGCCCGTGGAGCTACCGGGCGCCATCAACCGGTTCAAGCGGCGTCTGCTGCTGGCCGAAATCATCGAACGCTGGCTGGCGGTGACGGGCGAGGGTGCATTTTCGGCGCCGGGTTTGGGTGGGGCTTCCGGGGCGCCCAATGGGGCTGAGATCTTTGCACTGGCCGATTCGCTGGGCACGCTGATCGATGATTTTACGATTGCGCGGCGCGATCCGCGTTCGCTCAAAAGCATCGAGAGCGAGCACTTGCCGGCCCAATGGCAAGAGCATCTCGATTTCGTGACCTTCGTTCTGGACGCCTGGCCGCAGATCCTGGCCGGCGAAGGCGAGATGGAGGGGGCGGAACGCACCAATATCCTGCTCGAGCGCAAGGCGGCATCTCTTGCGCTGGTGCATGGGGACAGGCCAGTGGTGGTTGCGGGATCGACGGGTTCGATCCCGGCCACGGCGGACCTGATCGCTTCGGTGGCAAAGCTGGCCAATGGAGCCGTGGTTCTGGCCGGACTCGATACGGGAATCGATGGGGAAACGCTTTCAGCTCTTTCCGATCCGGGGCGCAATCCGCATGGGCATCCGCAATACGGGCTGGCGCGCTTGCTCAAGCGGGTCGGCACGCTGCCCGAGGCGGTGACCGAGCTGGCGCCCGACGAGGCGCCGCGCACAAAAATTTTAAATGCGGCGCTGGGGCTGCCTGACGCCACCGCGCAATGGCAGGCGGTTGCGCAAGGTCTGGGCACAGAGCTGCAGGCAGGCACGGAGGGGCTGTCGCTCCTCGTGGCGCGCACGCCCGAGGAGGAGGCGCGGGCCATTGCCATTTGCGTCCATGACGCGCTGGAACAGAACAAATCCGTGGCGATCATTGCGCCCGACCAGACGCTGGCGCGGCGGATTTGCGCGGAACTGGCGCGGTTTGGCGTGTCGCTCGATGATGCGGCGGGGACACCCTTGCTTTTGTCGCGCGCCGGGCGACTGGTGCGGCAGGCGGTTTCGGTTCTGGCCAATGGCCTGAACGCCGTCGATATCATGGCGCTGCTGCGCAATCGGCACGTGACGCTGGGACTGGGGCGCGGGAGCGTGGCGCCGGCCAGCCAATGGCTCGATCTGGGTGTGTTGCGTGGGCAAAGGCCCCTGCCCGGCTTTGCCGGCTTGCGGCGCGCCGTCGCTGAAAATCTCGACGGCACGACCAAGCGCCCCGCGCTGAAGCTGGATGCGGACAAGGCACAGGGGGTTCTTGCGCTGATCGATGCGCTGGAGACCGCGCTGGCACCGCTGGCCGGGCTCATGGCGCGGGACGGGTTTGCGGCGAGCGACGTTGCGGCGGTGCTCGGCGAGACGATCGGCAACCTGAGGGACGTACCGCAGGGCGAAAAAATCGCGCCGTTGGAGGGCGAGGACGAGCTGGCCCGCTGGATCGAGCTGGCGGCTCGGCAGGGCGGGCGCGGGCCAAGACTTTCGGGCGGCGGGCTTGCCTTTGCGCTGGAGGGGCTGATGGCTGGCCAGAGCGTGCGGCCGCGCCAGCCCGATGCCGAGGATGTGCAATTGTTCGGGCGTCTGGAAGCGCGGCTAATGCGGGCTGACCGGGTGATTCTGGCCGGGATGATCGAAACGGTATGGCCTGAAGTGGCAGATCCGGGGCCGTGGATGAGCCGGGGCATGCGGCTGGCCGCAGGGCTGGAGCCGCCCGAAAAGCTGCATGGGCTGGCGGCGCATGATTTTCTAATGGCGGCGGGTGGACCCGAGGTGGTGTTTACCCTGCCCGAGCGGGCGGGAACCTCGCCCGCCAATCCCTCGCGGCTTATCCAGCGGCTCGAAGCCTTTGTGGGGCCCCAGATCAACAAGACGATGCAGGAGCGCGGCGCGGTCTGGGTGGAGATGGCGCGGCGGCTTGATGCAACCGGGCTGCCGCCGCAACCGGCGGGGCGGCCCGCGCCAAGACCGCCCGCAGATGTGCGTCCGCGAAAACTGTCGATCACCGAGGCGGAAACGCTGTTGCGGTCGCCCTATGACCTTTATGCGCGGCACGTTCTGGGGCTAAAGCGCATCGATCCCCTGGGCGCCGACCCCGACCACGCCGAGCGCGGCACGCTGATCCACGACATTTTAGGCGATTTCCTGACCGAAGGGCACGACCCGGCTGATGCCGACGCGTTCGAGGCGATCATGGCAATCGCCCAGGAGCGCTATGGGCGGCTCGATGCCATTCCGGCGCGGCGCGATATCTGGCTGGCACGGTTTGGCGCGATTGCGCGGGCGTTTCTCGATTTCGAGCGAGGCAGGCCGCAGATCGCGGCGCGGATGGCGGAAATTTCCGGCAGGATCGAATTGCCGCTGAGCGATCCGCCATTCGTGCTTTCGGGGCGGGCCGACCGGATCGACAGAACGAGGAGCGGGGGGCTCGAAATCATCGATTTCAAGACCGGGCAGGCCCCAGCGCCCAAGGAAATGAAACAGTTTTTCGCCCCGCAACTGCCGCTCGAAGCGCATATGGCGCGAGTTGGTGGCTTTGTCGGCGCGGAGGGCCAGACCGAGGCGATGGCGTTCATCAAGCTTTCGCATGGGCCCAAGGCGCTCGAAATCACGCAATACGCCGCACCGGACGGGATGAGCCTTTCTGAAGCGATCGAAACCACCTTCTCGCTGTTCCAGAACCACGTGGCCGCGATGCTGCTACGTGACGATTTTCCGATGACGGCGCGGGTTCTGCCCAAGCCCGGCCAGCGCTTTAAGGGCGATTACGACCATCTGGCGCGCACCGAGGAATGGACGCTGCTCGATGGCGGTGAGGAGGGCGAATGAGCGAGGAAATCCTTTCCGTTCCATTCGACACCACCGCCAAGCAGGCGCGGGTGGCCGAGCCGCGGGCCAACGCCTGGGTTTCGGCCAATGCAGGGTCGGGCAAGACCTATGTGCTCGCTCGCCGGGTGCTCCGGCTGCTGCTCGACGGCGCGCAGCCCGAAGCCATCCTGTGCCTGACCTATACCAAGGCGGCGGCCGCCGAAATGCGGCACCGGGTAACGGGAATTCTGGCGGTATGGGCGCGGGCCGATGAAGCCGAGCTTGAACGCGAGCTGGCCGTACTGTTGGGGCAGCGGCCGAGCCCGAACGAAAAGCTGCGGGCGCGGAGCCTTTTCGCCCATGCACTCGACACGCCGGGCGGGCTCAAGATCAACACCATCCACGCCTTTTGCGAGGCGGTTTTGCAGCGCTTTCCGCGCGAGGCTGGCGTGCCGGTCAATTTCACCGTCATCGAGGAGGCGGACGCCACGGCGCTGTTGCGCGAGGCGCGCGAGGGGGTGATCGCCGAGGGGCTCAAAGCAGAAGGGCCGGTTGGCGCGGCGGTGCGGGCGCTGTTTAACGCTCTGAGCGACAGTCAGATCGAAACCGCCATTGCCCAATGCCTAGCCAACAATCGCAAGCTGGGGCCGATCCTTGCCGATCCCGAGCAGGCGATTGCGGCAATGCGGGGCAGCATGGGGGTGGGGCCGGGCGAAACAATCGAAGCGTTCAATCGCGGCGTCGTGGACGGGATGCTGGTTTCGACCGGCGAATATTCCGTGATCTGGTCGCTGACGCCACCCGGCGTTGCCAAGCGGGCCGGATTCGAGGACAAGCTCGAACGGATCGACCGGGCAGCACCCACCGCAGCCCAGCTTTTCGCCGCTTATCTGACGGCGGCG
This genomic window contains:
- a CDS encoding nucleotidyltransferase family protein; the encoded protein is MSDSFPVPPIAMPDVMLLAAGLGTRMRPLTFERPKALIEVAGKPLIDHAIDAALAEGCTRFVVNAHHKAEMIATHFARLESALPDLGFAVSHERDRLLDTGGGLRKALPLMTSDPVLALNTDTFWLPDSDTPIARMLACYGAGGADTVLLCVAPDKASGFRKGADYLMDADGWLSKTHGRPMVYAGAALISRELAATGPEVPFSLYRHFETAREAGRLRGVEIAAPWFHVGDRQALVRTEQDIGALV
- the addB gene encoding double-strand break repair protein AddB, with amino-acid sequence MARSGNIFSIAPHAPFLDTLADAIIEGRIAPGWRREGPFWLSDFTIYLPTRRAANTLSRILADRLGDAPMLLADIRPLGGDDPSQEPFIPPYEPVELPGAINRFKRRLLLAEIIERWLAVTGEGAFSAPGLGGASGAPNGAEIFALADSLGTLIDDFTIARRDPRSLKSIESEHLPAQWQEHLDFVTFVLDAWPQILAGEGEMEGAERTNILLERKAASLALVHGDRPVVVAGSTGSIPATADLIASVAKLANGAVVLAGLDTGIDGETLSALSDPGRNPHGHPQYGLARLLKRVGTLPEAVTELAPDEAPRTKILNAALGLPDATAQWQAVAQGLGTELQAGTEGLSLLVARTPEEEARAIAICVHDALEQNKSVAIIAPDQTLARRICAELARFGVSLDDAAGTPLLLSRAGRLVRQAVSVLANGLNAVDIMALLRNRHVTLGLGRGSVAPASQWLDLGVLRGQRPLPGFAGLRRAVAENLDGTTKRPALKLDADKAQGVLALIDALETALAPLAGLMARDGFAASDVAAVLGETIGNLRDVPQGEKIAPLEGEDELARWIELAARQGGRGPRLSGGGLAFALEGLMAGQSVRPRQPDAEDVQLFGRLEARLMRADRVILAGMIETVWPEVADPGPWMSRGMRLAAGLEPPEKLHGLAAHDFLMAAGGPEVVFTLPERAGTSPANPSRLIQRLEAFVGPQINKTMQERGAVWVEMARRLDATGLPPQPAGRPAPRPPADVRPRKLSITEAETLLRSPYDLYARHVLGLKRIDPLGADPDHAERGTLIHDILGDFLTEGHDPADADAFEAIMAIAQERYGRLDAIPARRDIWLARFGAIARAFLDFERGRPQIAARMAEISGRIELPLSDPPFVLSGRADRIDRTRSGGLEIIDFKTGQAPAPKEMKQFFAPQLPLEAHMARVGGFVGAEGQTEAMAFIKLSHGPKALEITQYAAPDGMSLSEAIETTFSLFQNHVAAMLLRDDFPMTARVLPKPGQRFKGDYDHLARTEEWTLLDGGEEGE